A stretch of Malassezia japonica chromosome 6, complete sequence DNA encodes these proteins:
- a CDS encoding uncharacterized protein (EggNog:ENOG503NWEG; COG:A), with translation MAERRSKWDRPAEGGAKGASSALTVNAEEHKPAARAAAAAAAKIAAQFGRPDPATGALVRHPDFDEEAPDGAFTHDIEINDHRNRYLLTKRQTQLDIFRDTGAKVFTKGTWYPDKTRVRPNDPPLFLHISADTRESLDRTIARISELMARDLPPLLDDRLHRGDRNPGWPEEKVRVPLEPLRNFNVRAKLVGPNGLFVKYIQNETKVRTQIRGVGSGYLEADTGREMNETMFVHLTSPEEAQLRKAKELAQDLVAAVIEEWKKAYVALGYGPPPDVEGEQPPLPPQSDLPPPPPEDEAPPEEEPPKDEANGVQAQEDEALQKYWKDYVAWEKSFVDYHGRKPTKDEGGQDVPPEHRA, from the coding sequence ATGGCGGAACGGAGAAGCAAGTGGGACCGGCCTGCCGAGGGCGGCGCCAAGggagcgtcgagcgcgctcaCCGTCAACGCGGAGGAGCAcaagccggcggcgcgcgcggccgctgctgccgcggcCAAGATCGCCGCGCAGTTCGGCCGCCCAGATccggcgaccggcgcgctcgtgcgccacCCCGACTTTgacgaagaggcgccgGATGGTGCGTTTACGCACGACATCGAGATCAACGACCACAGGAATCGATACCTCTTGACCAAGCGCcagacgcagctcgacatCTTTCGCGACACGGGCGCCAAGGTGTTTACCAAGGGCACCTGGTACCCCGACAagacgcgcgtgcgcccgaACGACCCGCCGCTGTTCCTGCACATCTCCGCAGACACGCGCGAGAGCCTGGACCGGACCATTGCGCGGATCTCGGAGCTGATGGCGCGCGATCtgccgccgctcctcgacgaccgcctgcaccgcggcgaccgcaACCCCGGCTGGCCGGAAGAAAAGGTGCGCGtcccgctcgagccgctgcgcaactTCAACGTGCGCGCAAAGCTCGTGGGGCCGAATGGACTCTTTGTAAAGTACATCCAGAACGAGACCAAGGTCCGCACGCAGATtcgcggcgtcggctccGGCTACTTGGAGGCGGACACTGGCCGCGAGATGAACGAGACCATGTTTGTGCACCTCACGAGCCCGGAGGAGGCTCAGCTGAGAAaggccaaggagctcgCTCAGGATCTCGTCGCGGCTGTGATTGAGGAGTGGAAGAaggcgtacgtcgcacTCGGTTacgggccgccgccggacgtcgagggcgagcagccgccgctgccgccgcagtcggacctgccgccgccgccgccggaggacgaggcgccccCGGAAGAAGAGCCGCCGAAGGACGAGGCGAATGGCGTGCAGGCAcaggaggacgaggcccTGCAAAAGTATTGGAAGGACTATGTCGCGTGGGAGAAGAGCTTCGTGGACTACCACGGCCGCAAGCCGACCAAGGACGAGGGCGGACAGGACGTGCCGCCGGAGCATCGTGCATAA
- the PGI1 gene encoding glucose-6-phosphate isomerase (BUSCO:EOG09261RWJ; COG:G; EggNog:ENOG503NW61) produces the protein MPGRLASELPAWKELEQLQKQQNIVLKEAFANDKERFSRFSRHFENKEQDVSILLDFSKNLIDDEIFSKLIQLAKEADVEGLRNAMFRGEHINNTEGRAVLHVALRDLNNDLKLTEAGVDEVKPELEHMRQFSDAVRNKTWTGYTGKPIQTVVNIGIGGSDLGPNMVCEALKHYTQRDITLHFVSNIDGTHIAEALRTSDPETTLFIIASKTFTTTETITNATTARDWFLEKAKSKEHVAKHFVALSTNEKAAVEFGIAKDNMFKFWDWVGGRYSLWSAIGLSIMIAIGYDHFKELLDGAHAMDLHFLNTPLEKNLPVILGLVGIWYDDFFGAQTHAILPYDQYLHKFADYFQQGDMESNGKFIAKSGDEVNYQTGPVIWGQSGTNGQHAFYQLIHQGTKLIPADFIAPVESLNPIGEHHTILLSNFFAQPEALAFGKTEEQVASELGDKASNTPLRKSKVFKGNRPTNSILVQKITPKTLGSLIALYEHKIATQGFVWDINSFDQMGVELGKVLAKKIEPLLKKGDVNAADAEHDASTAGLIKYYLAHRK, from the coding sequence ATGCCCGGTCGTCTTGCGAGTGAGCTTCCTGCCTGGAAAGAGcttgagcagctgcagAAGCAGCAGAACATTGTCCTCAAGGAGGCCTTTGCGAATGACAAGGAGCGCTtctcgcgcttctcgcgcCACTTTGAGAACAAGGAGCAGGACGTGTCCATCCTGCTCGACTTCTCCAAGAACCtgatcgacgacgagatcTTTAGCAAGCTCATCCAGCTTGCTAAGGAGGCCGATGTCGAGGGCCTGCGCAACGCCATGTTCCGTGGCGAGCACATCAACAACACCGAgggccgcgccgtgctgcatGTGGCGCTCCGCGACCTGAACAACGACCTGAAGCTGAccgaggccggcgtcgacgaggtgaagccggagctcgagcacatGCGCCAGTTCTCTGATGCGGTGCGCAACAAGACCTGGACGGGCTACACCGGCAAGCCGATCCAGACCGTGGTCAACATCGGGATTGGTGGCTCGGACCTCGGCCCGAACATGGTGTGCGAGGCGCTGAAGCACtacacgcagcgcgacatTACTCTGCACTTTGTGTCGAACATTGACGGGACGCacattgccgaggcgctgcgcacgtcggACCCCGAGACGACGCTGTTCATCATCGCGTCCAAGACCTTCACCACCACTGAGACGATCACCAACGCCACAACCGCGCGTGACTGGTTCCTCGAGAAGGCCAAGAGCAAGGAGCACGTTGCCAAGCACTTTGTCGCCCTGTCGACCAACGAGAAGGCGGCGGTCGAGTTCGGCATCGCCAAAGACAATATGTTCAAGTTCTGGGACTgggtcggcggccgctACTCGCTCTGGAGTGCGATCGGCCTGAGCATCATGATTGCCATCGGCTACGACCACTtcaaggagctgctcgatggcgcgcacgccatGGATCTGCACTTCCTCAACACCCCACTCGAGAAGAACCTGCCCGTGATCCTCGGCCTGGTTGGCATCTGGTACGACGACTTTTTCGGCGCACAGACCCACGCCATCCTGCCCTACGATCAGTACCTGCACAAGTTTGCGGACTACTTCCAGCAGGGTGACATGGAGTCGAACGGCAAGTTCATCGCCAagagcggcgacgaggtcaACTACCAGACCGGCCCGGTGATCTGGGGCCAGTCGGGTACGAACGGCCAGCACGCCTTCTACCAGCTGATCCACCAGGGCACCAAGCTGATTCCCGCCGACTTTATCGCCCCGGTCGAGTCGCTGAACCCGATCGGCGAGCACCACACGATCCTCCTGTCCAACTTCTTCGcgcagcccgaggcgcttgcgttCGGCAAGACCGAGGAGCAGGTGGCCTCTGAACTCGGCGACAAGGCGTCCaacacgccgctgcgcaagagCAAGGTGTTCAAGGGCAACCGCCCCACGAACTCGATCCTCGTGCAAAAGATCACCCCCAAGACGCTCGGCTCACTCATTGCGCTGTACGAGCACAAGATCGCCACGCAAGGCTTTGTCTGGGACATCAACTCCTTCGACCAGATGggtgtcgagctcggcaaggtaCTGGCCAAGAAGATTGAGCCGCTCCTGAAGAAGGGCGACGTGaacgcggccgacgccgagcacgacgcaTCGACCGCGGGCCTGATCAAGTACTATCTCGCGCATCGCAAGTAG
- a CDS encoding uncharacterized protein (EggNog:ENOG503PKHB; COG:B) codes for MFSRLVLRTSARPLLARVPLMAVRAPLSTTAYLQLPKTAKETKPKRASPKPKATKPAKKETKPKAKKDKPWEARDTNGKLLPLPMENKPTRRSSFLIYFSERLPQLKEKTEYRKISPASGKSVVDVTAITTAVGAEWKSLSPAERARIDELAEKAKAQYEKDLAKWQDSLTPDAIRRQNLYYAHQRKLGKSVPSNLKDPAAPKRPPGAFFLYVQHLRENGHDHLPVQELAKLAGERWKAMNASDKHPFESKAQSDYETYTKEHEAYKKSAGLA; via the exons ATGTTTTCGAGGCTCGTGCTGCGGACAAGCGCGCGCCCCCTGCTGGCCCGCGTGCCGCTGATGGCGGTGCGTGCACCCCTTTCGACTACTGCGTACCTGCAACTGCCCAAGACGGCCAAAGAGACGAAGCCCAAGCGTGCCTCGCCGAAGCCCAAGGCCACCAAGCCTGCCAAGAAGGAGACGAAGCCCAAGGCGAAGAAGGACAAGCCGTGGGAGGCCCGCGACACGAACGGCAAGCTGT TGCCCCTGCCTATGGAGAACaagccgacgcgccgctcgtcgttCCTGATCTACTTCTCCGAGCGCCTGCCCCAGCTCAAGGAGAAGACCGAGTACCGCAAGATTTCGCCTGCGAGCGGCAAGAGTGTGGTGGACGTTACGGCGATCACTACGGCTGTCGGTGCCGAGTGGAAGTCGCTGTCGCcggcggagcgtgcgcggaTTGACGAGCTGGCCGaaaaggccaaggcgcagtACGAAAAGGACCTGGCCAAGTGGCAGGACTCGCTCACGCCCGATGCGATCCGCCGCCAGAACCTGTACTACGCGCaccagcgcaagctcggcaagTCGGTGCCGAGCAACCTGAAGGACCCTGCCGCGCCGAAGCGTCCCCCCGGTGCCTTTTTCCTCTACGTGCAGCACCTGCGCGAGAACGGCCACGATCACCTCCCGGTGCAGGAGCTGGCGAAGCTCGCGGGCGAGCGGTGGAAGGCGATGAATGCGTCGGACAAGCATCCGTTTGAGTCCAAGGCGCAGTCGGACTACGAGACCTACACGAAAGAGCACGAGGCGTACAAAAAGTCGGCCGGACTCGCCTAA
- a CDS encoding uncharacterized protein (EggNog:ENOG503NVYR; COG:F), whose product MAVHLPVLHFNDVYRVRQKVKGIEKALGADQFAAKINAIRETWGEKDQQCQRSVPSQPFVWDEHAQRDRKGLCVFSGDLYNPSVESSITRGAHMVPVINAMQVDVACLGNHDWDFGYPHLQTLMSQNNFPWLFSNVVDASWREDHSEQTPKMDPRDQQIQDTLPYFIMTVQGIKIACIGLVEEEWLDTVPGFPDQFEYRSMVDVAMHLSKELREGEEKVELIIAVTHCRMPNDVDIANALGAVRDTDPSSHGVDLILGGHDHIYYVGRGVHEYQGADYSMDMPGAEKDKNTFLIKSGTDFHDLSELEIVLSEPQDAVRRRTISSIKVQRHEVLPSDPSLPQLEEMLDHLMSRMSKSIGQPVAYSLTEWDARARSVRMDESPLGDFIADIILISMERSLRMQRAVHAPLDKEERAADCCLICGGSLRGDSVFGPGEITLANLLEIMPFEDPIIVKELTGQDIWDALENGFSAYPKQEGRFPQVAGLRVVWDSSKEPNKRVVSVDLLQQPFDGEIGTSSDSLRMKFRDQYVFVPGDENEDDDVVTVHRAAAKVKEPLQLDKKYRVVTRSYLCAGNDGYTALTRGKYIIDHEAGELMSTIVRKFLLGATYIWRWKQLRAQASAENDTSFASDTTGTPDVSFDTTAGSLREQVQRKVHLSSKTDTAVQRAVDLTHMPAHGAPPMKRRSSLQPPIVVDNSPVAIRDALFVAGHEHHSSYDSASRAYSYDRKNLNDNVSVDTKAVEQQARQGADNLAVVLAMADGRLVDSARAS is encoded by the exons ATGGCGGTCCACCTGCCTGTGTTGCACTTTAATGA tgtATACCGTGTGCGTCAAAAGGTGAAGGGTATCGAAAAGGCGCTGGGCGCTGACCAGTTCGCCGCGAAAATCAACGCGATTCGCGAGACGTGGGGCGAGAAGGACCAGCAGTGCCAGCGCTCGGTGCCTTCACAGCCGTTTGTGTGGGACGAGCACGCCCAGCGCGACCGGAAAGGCCTTTGCGTCTTTTCGGGTGACCTGTACAACCCTAGCGTCGAAAGCAGCATCACGCGCGGGGCGCATATGGTGCCGGTAATTAACGCCAtgcaggtcgacgtcgcctGCTTGGGAAA CCACGACTGGGACTTTGGGTATCCCCATCTTCAGACACTCATGAGCCAAAACAACTTTCCGTGGCTCTTTTCGaacgtcgtcgacgcgtcTTGGCGCGAAGACCACAGCGAACAGACGCCCAAGATGGATCCGCGCGACCAGCAGATTCAAGATACCCTGCCTTATTTTATCATGACTGTACAAGGCATCAAGATCGCATGCATTGGACTGGTGGAAGA AGAATGGCTCGATACCGTACCCGGCTTTCCGGACCAGTTTGAGTACCGCTCCATGGTCGACGTAGCAATGCACCTGTCcaaggagctgcgtgaAGGCGAGGAAAAGGTCGAGCTCATTATTGCGGTGACACACTGCCGTATGCCGAACGACGTCGACATTGCcaatgcgctcggcgccgtgcgcgacacgGATCCTTCGTCCCACGGCGTCGACCTTATCTTGGGAGGGCACGACCATATCTACTACGTgggacgcggcgtgcacgagTACCAGGGTGCGGACTACTCTATGGACATGCCAGGCGCCGAGAAGGACAAAAATACGTTTCTGATCAAGAGCGGAACCGACTTTCACGACCTCAGCGAACTCGAGATTGTCTTGTCCGAGCCACAGgacgccgtgcgccgccgcaccaTTTCTTCGATCAAGGTGCAGCGGCATGAAGTGCTTCCCAGCGACCCATCATTGCCGCAGCTCGAAGAGATGCTTGACCACCTCATGTCCCGCATGAGTAAGTCGATTGGCCAGCCGGTTGCCTACTCCCTGACAGAGTGGGACGCACGGGCACGTTCTGTCCGGATGGACGAGTCGCCCCTTGGCGACTTTATTGCCGACATTATTTTGATTTCCATGGAacgctcgctgcgcatgcagcgcgcggtccACGCACCCCTCGACAAGGAAGAGCGGGCGGCCGACTGCTGCCTCATCtgcggcggctcgctgcgtgGCGATTCTGTCTTTGGGCCAGGCGAGATCACACTCGCCAACCTCCTCGAAATCATGCCGTTCGAGGACCCGATCATTGTCAAGGAGCTCACGGGCCAGGATATCTGGGACGCGCTTGAAAATGGCTTTAGTGCGTATCCCAAGCAAGAGGGCCGCTTTCCTCAGGTCGCCGGCTTGCGTGTCGTATGGGACTCGTCCAAGGAGCCAAACAAGCGCGTCGTGAGCGTCGACTTGCTCCAACAGCCATTCGACGGCGAAATTGGCACTTCGAGCGACAGTTTGCGCATGAAGTTCCGCGACCAGTATGTGTTCGTCCCGGGAGACGAgaacgaggacgacgacgtggTCACAGTGcaccgcgctgctgccAAAGTCAAAGAGCCGCTGCAGCTGGACAAAAAGTACCGCGTTGTGACACGCTCCTACCTCTGTGCTGGGAACGACGGATATACCGCCCTTACGCGCGGCAAGTACATCATCGACCATGAGGCCGGCGAGCTGATGTCGACGATTGTGCGCAAGTTTTTGCTGGGCGCGACTTATATCTGGCGCTGGAAGCAGCTGCGTGCACAGGCGTCCGCGGAGAATGACACAAGTTTTGCATCCGACACGACTGGTACGCCTGATGTCAGCTTCGACACCACGGCGGGCTCGTTGCGTGagcaggtgcagcgcaaggtTCACTTGTCGTCCAAGACGGACACGGCCGTGCAACGCGCGGTCGACCTCACACATATGCCcgcacacggcgcgccgccgatgaagcgccgctcgagcctGCAACCCCCGATTGTCGTCGACAATAGCCCTGTTGCGATCCGCGATGCGCTGTTTGTTGCGGGGCACGAGCATCACTCGTCGTATGACTCGGCGTCTAGGGCGTACTCCTACGACCGCAAGAATCTAAACGACAATGTCTCGGTGGATACCAAGGCTGTTGAGCAACAGGcccgccaaggcgctgaCAACCTCGCTGTTGTCCTTGCAATGGCCGACGGACGCCTGGTGGATTCTGCACGAGCCTCGTGA
- a CDS encoding uncharacterized protein (BUSCO:EOG092620V3; TransMembrane:9 (o504-526i538-556o568-593i614-635o647-666i687-710o722-746i758-777o797-815i); EggNog:ENOG503NZND; COG:S), whose product MLIALEGRDTLKFLQGSVTNNVVTLEDAHKNGTPARDAFYTAFLTPQGRVIADSFLYLLPDTQEPSLLMEVDEKIASELLKFIRRFKLRSKVKITDVSSEWDVYQAWGPNAQGDLGDAALAFRDVRTPDMGWRVLARAGTEAPVSGTTVSFDEYTVHRMLNGVPEGADELVNGSSLPLESCIDYMHGVDFHKGCYIGQELTARTYFTGLVRKRVMPVALTNVGETAPEPFTIDTNWTAVPEHGTDVRLIAAEASNETENRQGRSRSAGKFIGGIHNIGLALLRMEQEEKTHQEENAPHLAVSVEVNPGETVAEGSHAIQVEDPNLETIWGPQEKPEGPEAIPNANDHTHVHLNAMFNMVHARTKKTEKAEKHQHLEEHGFDVPVTLAHLFKRPVVRQWLYKGNLYRETDERIPSRFELFFDLMFVGIAHILADGAAEEASGFNVLKFILEFFPAWIVWMDVRTFLNVSGTDDIKERLGLLGMNPVIYHDHITGDYWFDENYTRYLHAAIGFYLALRLFRILLRLYYGLILPKFRPAMWVNAFVCLLISGLYLPIMWIDDAVAVTGLMFAGMCAELFDSFIVLIILWIFNGIAFRKGGEALFIPAISQEHAIERTIQFVLVVVGEMIINSTYVARLTEQETYIGVNPMFGRSALAIGCSFMLIWLYYDADSSRTYQHALRRNWLTSHTFSLIHFPLSASLILAGASLAKLIEDRDGEEAASYLWYWSGSCFVALLCIATIGILHRNLDKHGSTRLPRSLRLFVRVVMGIIILFLPMMHSSTTDADGKKVSEDWNIVEFLGVNFAILTALVTFETFAKLGAVGRRYDDDNAALVRRAKLTTLARIDPAEQQRMREARAHLRSMGVVTYPPLMEGDAEKSDAEREPLRHLRLKRNLSWHPYDGLTLGEQGEEDVGMEGELGRLEMKELSEGQRWAFAT is encoded by the exons ATGCTGA TTGCGCTCGAGGGGCGCGATACGCTCAAGTTCCTGCAGGGAAGTGTCACGAACAATGTCGTGACGCTCGAAGACGCACACAAGAACGGCAcaccggcgcgcgacgcattCTACACGGCCTTTCTCACTCCGCAGGGGCGCGTCATTGCCGACTCGTTCCTGTACCTCTTGCCTGATACGCAGGAGCCGTCGCTGCTCATGGAGGTCGACGAGAAAATCGCaagcgagctgctcaagtTCATCCGGCGCTTCAAGCTGCGCTCCAAGGTCAAGATTACGGACGTGAGCAGCGAGTGGGACGTATACCAGGCCTGGGGACCGAATGCACAGGGCGAtctgggcgacgcggcgctcgcttTTCGTgacgtgcgcacgccggacATGGGCTGGCGTGtcctggcgcgcgcgggtaccgaggcgccggtgTCGGGCACGACAGTGTCGTTTGACGAGTACACGGTGCACCGCATGCTCAACGGCGTACCGGAAGGCGCAGACGAGCTCGTGAACGGCTCGAGTTTACCCCTCGAAAGTTGTATTGACTATATGCACGGAG TCGATTTCCACAAGGGGTGCTACATCGGGCAGGAGCTTACCGCACGCACCTACTTTACGGGCctcgtgcgcaagcgcgtgATGCCGGTCGCCCTGACCAATGTCGGCGAGAC CGCCCCTGAACCTTTTACGATCGACACCAACTGGACCGCCGTGCCAGAGCACGGCACAGACGTGCGCCTCATTGCGGCCGAGGCCTCGAACGAAACCGAGAATCGCCAGggacgctcgcgctccgcagGCAAGTTTATCGGCGGCATCCACAATATCGGCCTGGCCTTGCTCCGCATGGAGCAGGAGGAAAAAACGCACCAGGAGGAGAacgcgccgcacctcgcggtCAGCGTGG AAGTGAACCCCGGTGAGACGGTCGCCGAGGGTAGCCATGCGATCCAAGTGGAAGACCCGAATCTCGAGACAATCTGGGGACCGCAAGAAAAGCCAGAGGGCCCAGAAGCGATACCAAATGCAAACGATCATACCCATGTCCACCTGAACGCCATGTTCAACATGGTGCATGCGCGGACCAAAAAAACCGAAAAGGCCGAGAAGCACCAGCACCTGGAAGAGCACGGATTCGACGTTCCTGTCACGCTTGCTCACCTTTTCAAGCGCCCTGTCGTGCGCCAATGGCTGTACAAAGGCAATCTGTATCGCGAGACGGACGAACGTATTCCGTCGCGCTTTGAGCTTTTTTTCGACCTGATGTTTGTCGGTATTGCGCACATTCTcgcggacggcgcggcggaaGAGGCGTCTGGATTTAACGTGCTCAAGTTCATTCTCGAATTCTTCCCGGCGTGGATCGTGTGGATGGACGTGCGCACTTTTTTGAACGTGTCTGGAACGGACGATATCAAGGAACGCCTGGGCCTTCTTGGT ATGAACCCGGTTATT TACCACGACCACATCACTGGCGATTACTGGTTCGACGAGAATTATACGCGATACTTGCACGCGGCAATCGGATTTTACCTCGCTCTTCGCTTGTTCCGTATCCTTCTTCGTCTCTACTATGGATTGATCCTGCCCAAGTTCCGCCCAGCTATGTGGGTAAACGCGTTTGTTTGTCTCCTGATTTCGGGGCTCTATCTTCCCATCATGTGGATTGACGATGCGGTCGCCGTGACTGGTTTGATGTTTGCAGGAATGTGTGCCGAGTTGTTTGACAGTTTCATTGTGCTCATTATTCTCTGGATTTTCAACGGCATAGCGTTCCGAAAAGGAGGCGAAGCCTTGTTTATCCCTGCCATTTCGCAAGAACATGCTATCGAGCGCACAATCCAATTTGTCCTTGTCGTCGTGGGTGAGATGATCATCAACTCGACCTATGTTGCTCGTCTCACCGAGCAAGAAACCTACATTGGCGTGAATCCAATGTTTGGACGATCGGCTCTTGCCATTGGCTGCTCGTTCATGCTCATTTGGCTCTACTACGATGCGGacagctcgcgcacgtaccagcacgcgctgcgccgcaacTGGCTTACGTCGCATACGTTTAGCCTGATCCACTTTCCGCTTTCTGCCAGTCTTATTCTTGCTGGCGCATCGCTGGCAAAGCTGATCGAGGATCGAGATGGCGAGGAAGCCGCGAGTTACTTGTGGTACTGGAGCGGCAGCTGTTTCGTCGCACTGCTCTGCATTGCTACAATTGGTATTTTGCACAGGAACTTGGACAAGCATGGAAGCACGCGCCTTCCCCGTTCACTTCGCCTTTTTGTTCGCGTGGTCATGGGAATTATTATTCTCTTCTTGCCTATGATGCACAGCAGCACGACAGACGCGGACGGGAAAAAAGTATCGGAGGATTGGAATATTGTCGAGTTCCTTGGCGTCAACTTTGCCATTCTCACCGCACTGGTCACTTTTGAGACCTTTGCAAAGCTCGGTGCTGTGGGGCGCCGCTACGACGACGACAATGCGGCgcttgtgcgccgcgcaaaaCTCACAACCCTCGCCAGGATCGATCCTGCGGAGCAGCAACGTATgcgcgaagcgcgcgcgcatctGCGAAGCATGGGGGTCGTTACTTACCCTCCGCTCATGGAAGGCGACGCGGAGAAAAGCGACGcagagcgcgagccgctcaGACACCTGCGTCTCAAGCGCAACTTGTCGTGGCACCCGTACGACGGCctcacgctcggcgagcaagGCGAGGAAGATGTCGGTATGGAAGGCGAATTGGGCCGCCTGGAAATGAAGGAGCTCAGCGAGGGACAGCGCTGGGCGTTTGCGACGTAG
- a CDS encoding uncharacterized protein (TransMembrane:5 (i294-315o350-372i384-406o479-497i593-611o); COG:S; EggNog:ENOG503P3ZC), giving the protein MAGPPPVPAVPPGQKWRSKPERPTAASFSHSADGNVTLRSFVRLDRRLQPDRGPGTPDVTLSPNRRDHVRNAQSLSTSSSSPEQGAAPRFAGLRNFLTKVSPGNNTNEAPPKRAPPRLAQLVMPAARKAALPMLNEDSPPLSPVYDEFSSERELDASSTDPPYASERPHYVAPRHAWSAAQAAADAAAASDPTYHQPPTPIDTLRYTQPLPLPVLNDRASPPSSLSSAPSLTWSSNEDETKPQNQKLQVPAFLSRIYQASAAQIVPDLSTQRADVDPATQPFSLAVLMPHIWKLVLLGLLFVGATAVLGLCLGTLPLHLPTHLAQLTLTEIRDMCSALQEYARSSNGAMWHVWIVLSIFFTWKQAFCVPGSLITNIIFGAMYGAYAGSFFASILTALGGVLCYLLATPFGEVVALVPGIAKPLNSMRKALTTPAPPRTSDTYSVRISMEQRRSHEARRSMDARRSTEQSIAPSGVQRNLWSYLLFLRLLPIVPYGMMNIACGVLRVPLLPYAVTLGVGSVPWNFCTAQIGEILQEVVTAIQANRAHVAASNTMAAGTLEATTAATQGADSFLASGTLSVLLDRIWTVDMMVKLLLLSAASALPIVLHRIFAKENNEEMQMEEGCSDPE; this is encoded by the coding sequence ATGGCCGGTCCTCCGCCAGTCCCGGCGGTACCTCCGGGACAGAAATGGCGCTCGAAGCCAGAGCGCccgaccgccgcgtcgttCAGCCATAGCGCAGACGGGAATGtgacgctgcgctcgtTTGTGCGCCTAGATCGGCGGCTGCAGCCCGACAGGGGCCCTGGCACGCCAGATGTCACGCTGTCGCCGAACCGCCGCGACCATGTGCGCAACGCACAATCGCTCAGTACGAGCTCTAGCAGCCCAGAGcagggcgccgcgccgcgctttgCGGGCCTACGCAACTTTTTGACGAAAGTGAGCCCCGGGAACAACACGAAtgaggcgccgccgaagcgcgcgccacctcgcctggcgcagctcgtgatgccggcagcgcgcaaggcggcgctcccGATGCTCAACGAAGACAGCCCGCCCCTCTCGCCGGTCTATGACGAGTTTagcagcgagcgcgagctggatGCATCGTCGACTGATCCGCCGTACGCCTCCGAACGTCCCCACTAtgtggcgccgcgccatgCCTGGAGCGCTGCCCAGGCCGCTGCCGATGCTGCGGCTGCGTCCGATCCCACCTATCACcagccgccgacgccgattGATACCCTGCGGTATACCCAGCCCCTTCCGCTCCCGGTCCTAAACGaccgcgcgtcgccgcctaGCAGCTTGTCCAGTGCGCCGAGCCTGACGTGGAGCAGCAACGAGGACGAGACCAAGCCCCAGAACCAAAAGCTCCAGGTGCCCGCCTTCCTCTCGCGCATCTACCAGGCGAGCGCTGCCCAGATCGTGCCGGATCTttcgacgcagcgcgcagaTGTCGACCCCGCGACGCAGCCATtctcgctcgcggtgctcaTGCCGCATATCTGGAAACTagtcctgctcggcctcttgTTTGTGGGCGCAACGGCGGTGCTGGGCCTGTGTCTAGGCACGCTCCCACTTCACCTTCCCACccatctcgcgcagctcacgCTCACCGAGATCCGCGACatgtgcagcgcgctgcaggagtATGCGCGGAGCAGCAACGGCGCCATGTGGCACGTGTGGATCGTCCTGTCGATCTTCTTTACCTGGAAGCAGGCCTTTTGCGTGCCGGGCAGCCTGATCACCAACATTATTTTTGGTGCCATGTACGGCGCATACGCGGGCTCGTTCTTTGCCTCGATCTTGACGGCGCTAGGCGGAGTTTTGTGCTACTTGCTTGCGACGCCGTTTGGCGAGGtcgtggcgctcgtgccggGCATTGCCAAGCCGCTGAATTCGATGCGCAAAGCGCtcacgacgccggcgccgccacGCACGAGCGACACGTACTCGGTGCGCATCTCGATGgagcagcggcgctcgcacgaagcgcgccgctcgatggacgcacgccgctcgaccgAGCAGAGCAtcgcgccgtcgggcgTGCAGAGGAACCTGTGGTCCTACCTCTTGTTTTTGCGCCTGCTTCCGATCGTGCCGTACGGCATGATGAACATTGCatgcggcgtgctgcgtgtgccgctCCTTCCGTACGCGGTCACGCTGGGTGTCGGCAGTGTCCCGTGGAACTTTTGCACGGCACAGATCGGCGAAATTCTCCAAGAGGTCGTCACGGCGATCCAGGCGAaccgcgcgcacgtcgcggcaAGCAACACGATGGCCGCCGGGACGCTCGAGGCAACGACCGCTGCGACACAGGGCGCCGACTCGTTCCTCGCGAGCGGGACGCtgagcgtgctgctcgaccggATCTGGACCGTGGATATGATGGTAAAGCTGCTGCTCctgagcgcggcgagcgcactGCCCATTGTGCTTCATCGCATTTTTGCAAAAGAAAACAACGAAGAGATGCAGATGGAAGAGGGATGTTCGGACCCTGAATAG